The segment tttaaaaaaaaaaattatatatatttatctgctTCATTTTTTATATATGCTGGGTATTTCAGTTGTTCACTATTTTTAAGACTTCTTGCTATCCGTAAATGGAAACATTGTTTACACAAAGAGGCTAAAAATATATTCTGATTACACAGCTGAGAGTTCGTTAACGTGTATCAAGTCTAAAATTTTTTGGAGCTAAAAACAGCATAAACACAAATAGCTCCCTTTATGGGGTCCAAGCTAATAGCTcataggggctgttcacatctgcgttgcaggTTGTTAcaggcctccatcgcagatccggcagaaattaccagaaacaattgcgcagcatgctgcgcaatCCTATCCGGTAAAACTATGGACACCCCGAAGGaaagctgacggaacccattaaagtcaatggttgcCGTCGGTGGTGTTCGTGTTGCAACAGAACCGTTGCGTCAGGTgtttccttgttctgctcctccgaCAGAGAAGTACAATGGaatgccctgacgcagatgtgaacacagcctaacttaCACTGATAGCTTGTAACAAAACCGGAGCTGTTGTGCAGGGTAAGGTCAGGACAATTTTTACTGATTTTATATGTAgatgaatgtttccattcactgaccagGTTTGAGCAAACTATACAATGCAGAAACAATCTAAAcctaaataaagcacccccatttTTATTCTGAAGTACATTGTGATATGAGTTAAACCTATtagacagtgactacaatacaaaagtggtctaaaaaaataaaaataaactacttTAAAACccaatgaaggagaaaaagactAAAAACAGGAAGTTGAGGGTGAAGGGGATGAGATCTCAATCATCAAATTTGCCCATTTAGACATATGTCAAACCAACGTACAGACGTGGACAATTTGCTGTGTCAGTTCGGTGAATTAAGATGAAAAAATTTGTATGTGTATTGAACACTATTGTTTTGTCGTTTAAAAAATATCTGCCCTAATTTCCATGATTCACTCCTAGGCTGCCTTATTCTTTGAGTTCAGGGTAAATCCGAATTTTTACATAGAGCAGAGGAGAAATCGGGGACTATGTATTTCTATAAAGACTGGGTGACTAAATCATGGCTCCACAGCTGCTAACATTTTTAAAACTGTCGTTTTGTGTCTACATCTCCTATGCAGTCCTATGTGTCCCCATAGCAACAGACCACAAACAAACCCTGTTTAGTCTGATTCTGCAATCATACTCCCATCCATCCATTCCCATTAATTTTTAATCAAGATGATTTGTAGGTTTGCTTAATTTTTTACTATAGACCCATTGGagcaataaaggaaaaaaaaaaaaaaaaaaaaaaaatctgccatgaAGGTGGATACAACCTTTAAAAAGTAATATGTCTCTGACGTATCAAAAGTTTTGTGAAACTACAGTTAGTAGTTTGTAGCTTTACTTACCTGGGGTCCTGCCATATATAGTTTAGGTTTCGTCTGGCTCATGCTTCTGTCAGATTATCACATGCTCCCTGAGTAAGTGCTGGCGTGATctgcctaaaaaaaataaaaatccagctTTTTAGGTGTCCGGTTGTGTCATAAAATCACCCTGTGGTGATCTCTATAGTAAGATCTTCACCCACTTGCACAGTCTGAgtgccacttgggccgtttttcacTTAAGTGGgcgaatcgggtccatgaaaacttacctgactctccgatccgtggaaagatagaacatgtcctatcttatcACGGACGGGACACAGTCGTGTGCACTAGTGCATAGTGTGGGAGATACTGACTTTTTACTTTTTCCAGGCTCCTTGGCTCTAGATGTAGATCAATGTTCATCAGATATCTGTGTTTTCTATCTTGGCAGTAAACGTGAAGACGTCCGTGGTTGTCCTCCAGGTGGTCAAGATTTTCAGCCCAGTAAAGATCTCATACAGCCGTTGTATTGAATGACTTGTCGTTCACGATTGGTCTGTGAAGGTTGCAGCTTTGAACGACAATGGCGCATGTTAAAATGATACGTTGCTGACGATTGGCAGATCTCTACCTTGATGTGTGGCCATGCCTCATGGTGCACATATGTTTTCCTGCACGAGCAACTTTCCAGGTGTTGCCAATGACAGCACCCAAGAGAATTTTTTGCTTTCGGTCATCGCTTGTTACGATGGTCTAAACTAATAGTCCTATTAGACCTGACTCGGCTGTCTGAAATCTATAGTGTACGAGCCGCTTCACTCTTTACCACAATAACTTTCCTAGATACCGTAATAGTGAGATGGCCAGCTTCAATACAGAATAAATAGTTTTATTACATACTGTGACTAAGACCCTCTGGTCTTCAAGAACTACCACCAACTACCTGTAACAGGGATGAACTTGCTTATTCGTTTTATTTCCGGTTTCTCCACGCTTTCTTACATCTTCTCAGAAGGTGGAGATCTCACGTATAAAACTGTTCCCATCATGGTCTCCTTTTGTTAGCGTCTGTTTTCAGATATAAACATTATGGGATGGACTGGTTTCTTGCCATCTTACATAACTTGGCCTTCTTTGCCCACAGCTGGGGAGTTCCGCTGGTGATCACTGTAGCCGCCGTGTGCCTCCAGAAGATTGGTTATGACGCATCGTACGTCTCAGTTGGTTGGTGTTGGATCAACATAGAAGCTGAAGACAAGCTGATATGGATGCTTCTATCTGGGAAGGCGTGGGAGATCCTGGCTTATCTGGTCTTACCTGTGCTGTACTTACGGATAAAGAAGCACATCGGGAGagcggtatacattttttatatattttttttcctataaaacatTCACAAAACTTATAGGTGACCAACGGTGAACAGTCATCTGTGGTCCTTCAAGGGTGGACCTCACTTGCAACAAGCCAATACTATCTGTGGTGTATATTATAGGTGTGGGGATATTCCTGTTCAGCAAATGTCCATCCACAAGAGTCCGTATGGCCGTCATTCAGCTACCTACAAATTTGAGGGTGCGTCCATTCACAGCGTAAACATTGCAGAATTTCCGTCTTGTTTTTTCCGTGTAGAAATTCCGCAGTATATTATAGTtgcagcaaatctcatccacacactgaaaaaaaactgtgtaaatcTCCATCTACAGCATGTTCATTTCTCTTGTGAAAACGCTGAGGAATTTCCGCACCGAAAATTCagacagaaattctgcagtgctGGATGtaccgtaaaagaaaaaaacagagattcgatATCTTCATAAATGGCAGGAATTGATTGAATTGTCTAAAATTTGCCTTTTAGTGGGTAAATGGTTGAATCCCATAAGATGATAGAAGTTTTTAGTCTCATGCTATATATACTCTGTCCCTGAAATGAAAGAAAATATGGCATCACTTACTGATCTTAGGGGTCCAGCTGCCAACCCATTGATCCTTAGAAGGAAGGGGCCACAGCGGTTAGTGGAGAACTGCGGCTTCTTCCCTGATCTCCTCGAACGGAGATGTCGCAGTTGTAGCGGGCGGCCTGTGCAGGAGAAATGCTGAATTAACCTCTGTCCCTTTGTTCTCTATAAGGAGGGACGTCCCAGAGATCGGACCGCCACTCATCAGAAAGTTGTACCATATCTTAGCGATATGTCAAAATATTCCAAGATGTGAATAGCCCTTTTGCAGAGacgtaacttaaagctcctgtgAACCAATCCAAAATTTGTGACGGGCCCCTGAAACTATCATTTATTAATAGTACTGGTCCCCTCCTAAGGCTCCTGAGCCGGAGCgggacccctatagttatgcccctgtaaATGTAATGCACTTCAGTTGCACAAAATATACATTATTATCAAAGCAGTTATTCCTTGTTTTACCCAATAGTAACACTAGGGGGCGGAAGATAGTTATATTTATTCACATTGCATAGTTATAACTGTAACTACTGAATATTTTATTTTCAGTGACAATCTTCCTCACTTATGCTTTAATTGCCTAATCCAACATGATCTCTAAAATAGCATGCAGAagccaccacccccccccccctccgccccCTATAGACATAACATGTATGAAGTGGACATTCAGACGAATGCTCCATGGCACAATGTGGTGGCCATTTTTTACAGTAGCGCTAAGGGTCCTGTGATCAGAGTTTATGGTCTGGTCTGCTCAAATGGTAAACTGTTCCAATTCTATTTATTGCAGCTTCATAGACAAACTAATTTAAACTTGATGATAATTGATATTTGCCATGAAGAATCCTAATTCGTAAATTCACGATAGAATTGGTCATTTATGCTCCTTACAAGTGTTCACGTGAACTTTGTTGTTTTTATCTTCTGGCTGCTGCTCATGATGTGACGTCTTCCCTCTTCCTTCAGCATAGGGCGTTATCTGAATACCGTCCAATCCTGAGTGCTGCTCCTGTGTACCAGCCTAGAGCCATAGCAGACAAGAAACTCCTATTCATCCCCATCATCTTCATCTTTCTCCGTGTCTGGAGCACCATACGCTTTATTCTGACTCTCTGCGAGTCTCCGGCTGTGCACAACCCCATCCTTGTCATCTTGCACGTAAGTGAGGGTCATACATCTATTTCTCTATAGACCACTCACTACCTATATTGTAAATCAATACATAATAGCACAGGGTGTCCGTGTTTTGCTTAGTCGTTTTTTGTTCTGGTACCAACATGGCTGTACTTATAATAACTGGGTCTATTCTATTTTTTGTGCAGTTATTCAATAAGTGCCAAACAATGGACATGGATGTAATGGTTTCTCTGGTGGCCTAAcagacatacaattttttttgacTTTAAATAAGAGGAGGTACTTAATCCGCAATAGTGACCCAATGGTATCGCCCTTAAGTGTACCTAGTCACCCAGTGGTGCAGTGTGACATATTGACCTGCTGCTACAGTGCACAGTCCCTAATAACAGCGAGTGATAGGTGTAAATGGTCCCTCCAGCCTATTTGTTTCTTCAGAAAACCTAGATGTTTGGGATTTGTGCCCTTTGCTTGGCATATGTGCACAAGTCAACATAGCCAGATTTACCAAAAAGGGGTAAAGCTCATAAACCCATTAGTCAAGGGGGTTGCAATATACCGTATTCGGGAATTCTGGGTTAATAGAGGGGAGAAGTTTCTCCATTCAGGATCCTTATCTATTAGCCAGAATGGTGAGTGACTACAAAGTGCGTGTCTCTTTAGCGGACCCCTTTGAACTCCATGAtaaaactgtgtaatgctttgtttcccctgtggtggcactgcagggaaattgaacacatgCTGTCGTATTATCCTACAAATTAAAGCTGATCGCTGCGGGTCCCAGCAGCAAGACATGCTGTGATCAGATTCAGTGGACACTTATAACAAATAGGAAGGCCCAAatgagagaacccctttaagttcacaTCATCTTGGTAAAAACATATACTTGGGGTCTATTGAAGAATGTTGTATGTGGGTGAATAGGATAATGCATTGTTATAACCTTTCATATATTTACATAACTGCTTCTTATTTTTCAGGGCATTGGGAATAGTTTCCAGGGAGGAGCGAACTGCATCATGTTTGTTCTATGCACTCGTGTTATCAGAACGCGTCTGCTGACATCACTACTTTGCTGCAGCAAGTCTACCGGGCCGGGGGACTTGAGAGAAAGCGTTGTGTCTGAGGGACATGCATCTGGCTATGGCTCAGTAGAAGAACCACAAGACAGCCAGAAGTGGTCTCCTCACCTACCCAGCACTTGATCCTGTTGCAGTGCTCACAGTCCGCCCAGTCAGAGTCTGTGGAAATCCTATACACCGTCCTCTTAGACTTCAGCTAGTGTAGATAGATTTTACCTCTTTAACTGGTGTACGGCTGAATCAGGATTTGCAGTGTATGTGGAGTTTGAGTCCCTGTGTGATGATACCAAATGTACACGGAGTTCAGAGAAGGGCTGAACTTACGTTATTTTCTTTACAGGACGTAAAACGTAGAATGATTCAATGATGTGCACTTTATGA is part of the Rhinoderma darwinii isolate aRhiDar2 chromosome 10, aRhiDar2.hap1, whole genome shotgun sequence genome and harbors:
- the GPR157 gene encoding G-protein coupled receptor 157; translation: MAWLEIPQENLYLSEQVIVLLSCALSFLGSLLIIFTHVRWPELRSRPRQLLLFLSVADLLSAASYFYGVLRDFQTSSWDCIAQGALSTFSNTSSFFWTMAVAVYLYITIVHSQQSLAEHMVYWFHLISWGVPLVITVAAVCLQKIGYDASYVSVGWCWINIEAEDKLIWMLLSGKAWEILAYLVLPVLYLRIKKHIGRAHRALSEYRPILSAAPVYQPRAIADKKLLFIPIIFIFLRVWSTIRFILTLCESPAVHNPILVILHGIGNSFQGGANCIMFVLCTRVIRTRLLTSLLCCSKSTGPGDLRESVVSEGHASGYGSVEEPQDSQKWSPHLPST